Part of the Paenibacillus sp. JNUCC32 genome is shown below.
GACGCTGGTGAAATTCCAGCAATACTACGGCGGATTTCCGATCCTGAATACGCCAGGCTTCCAATATGGCGTCATGGAATTGGACTTGCAGCAGGGAACGGTAACCTCCTATGAGCGCTCGCTGTTATATCTCGAGCCGGCCTCTTTGAAGAAACAGATGGTAAAGCTTATGGGAGGCGAGGCCTTGGAAGCGAAGCTGAAGCCTTACGAGGAGAGTGTGGTTACAGGTCTGGATCCCGCCTATTTACCGGTGCTGACGGGAGAAGGGCTGCTGCTGAAGCCGGTATGGGCTTTAAAGCTCCAGAACGGCTCGGTTGTCATACTCGAGTAATCATACGGGGTACATTGAATCACAAGGAGGGATATTCATGGATTGGGGCCGTGCCAAAAATGTTCTGATTTACGCGTTTTTGCTGCTGAATCTAGTACTGGGCTATCAGCTCTGGATGGATTACCGCGAGCAGGTCGGCTCCAATCTGGATTTCACCTCGCTTTCCGAGAGCACCCAGCAGGTGATGGAGGAGAATGGGATTCAATTGCTGAGTCCGATCCCGACGGAAACGCCGCAGCTGCCCAAAATTAATTATATCTACAGCGCGGAAGCCCAGGGCGAGCCGGTAGGGCTGGAGCAGCCGGTGGACACGAAGCTGATTTATGCCGATGAGAAGGAATTGCGCAATGCGCTGGAAGGCAAGATTGCGGATCTCGGGAACTATCGCCATGACGAGCCGTCGGACAAGGAGAATGTCTTCATATTCCGGCCGTTGGTGCAGAAGGAATGGCCGCTGTTTAACGTGGAGTTGGAGTTTATCCATGAAGCCCAGAAGATTCATGCGTTTCGCGAACCTGTGTTTGAGATTCTGCCAAGCAGCGATATGGAGGAACAGAAGGTTCTGCCTGCATCGAAGGCCTTGGAAACCCTTATCGAACGTAATTTCATCCCGCCTGATTCGGCGGTACGCGATATTCAGCTTGGTTATTATGGGCAGTTGTTTAATACAGAGGATCAGTTGGCAGCACCGACCTGGCGGTTTACGCTGGATCATGGCGAGATGATCTATGTGCAGGGCATCAGCGGGGATGTGCTGACGCCAAAAAGCGATACGACAAAGGAGTAACAAGACTATGGGGATTTCATTTTCCGTGCTGTCGAGCGGCTCAACGGGCAATGCGACCATTGTCCGCAATGAGGATACGACACTGCTGATCGATGCGGGCCTAAGTGCAAGGCGCATCGATGAGCTGTTGAAGGAACGCGAAATGATGGGAGAAGAAATCGACGGAATCCTGGTCACGCATGAGCATTCGGATCATATCCGGGGGCTTGGCGCGGTGGCGCGCAAATACAATCTGCCGATCTATGCGAATGAGAAGACGTGGGAAGCGATGAGCAAGTCGCTGGGCAAGATTGCGGAAGAGAACCGGATTGTGCTGGAGAGTCATGAGGTCAAGGATTTTGGCACGCTGCGGGTGGAGCCGTTTGAAATATCCCATGACGCTGCGGCACCGGTCGGTTACTGCTTCTATGACGGCGACGAGAAGCTGGGCGTTGCCACGGACCTCGGTTATGTCAGCGACAAGGTGAAGAAAGCGCTGGATGGATCGGATGTGCTGGTGCTGGAAGCCAATCACGATATCGAGATGCTCCGGATGGGACGGTATCCGTGGAATACCAAGCGCCGGATTCTCGGCGATATGGGGCATTTGTCGAATAATTCGGCAGGCGATGCGTTAAGCGAATTGCTGACGGGCGATACCAAACGGACGTATCTGGCCCATCTCAGCCTGGATCATAACATGATGGACCTGGCAAGAATGACCGTACGCGACACGATGGAAGACCGCGGCTGCTTCTTCAAGGACAGCGAGTTTAAATTGTGCGATACGTATTATGACCGTCCGACCCCTTGGGATAAAGTCGGGGAATAGTTTAGTGAGACAGCTTGCCTTGGACGAATTCAGCATTCATAACATGGATATCTTAAAATAGGCATGAGCAAAACAGCCCCATGATGACGTGGGGCTGTTTTGCTGTTGCGGACGGACGCATCACATGCTGAGAAACGGCTCGTCTCTAACGCTTGCTGAGGTTTTCTTGCGCCATACGAACCATTTCCCGAACCATGGAACCGCCGATGGCACCGCCGACTTTACCCGCCTGTTCGGTGGTCAGGTCTCTGTTGTCGCCGGGTTTCAGCGGTACGCCGAGTGATTTGGCCACCTCATATTTGAGGTCCTGCTGCCGCTGCGGGTCGACTTGATAGCCTTCGTTTCGCATCACGTTCGTCATGAACTGCTGCATTTCGGGACTCCGGTGCCGCCGTGATCTTCTTGCCATCCTTAACCCTCCTTGCATATGGTTTCCCCTTCATAACATTCCCTGCGGGCAACCTGCAGATGAATGGATAACCTAACCAGTGCCAGAAAGCAGAGAAGCAGGTCGAAATCCTATGGCTTGCGCAGGCAATGTGCTTTTTTGATAGGTCAAACAGGGTAGAAGCCCCTTGTCTGCAGGCATACTGCAGAGGGGACGGGGAAGTATTTTTGCAGCGGAGAGCTTAGGAAAGAATAAGTGACGGTGAATCCAAATAGGAATGATGTGTGGGTCGCCGGAGAGATGTAGCGCGGTACTCCGAAATGAACATATTTGGCCTGGAAGACCAACCGTGTTGCCATTTTCTTAACACATTTGTTCGGTATAGTCTTTAAAGGGGGAATGCACGAATCAAGGGCTGCCGCTGCCAGGATTGCGGGTATGCCGGAAGAAGGGGTCATGGAATATCCTCGAAAAATGGAACCTTTTGGCTGTCTGGCTCGTATACAAGGGTATTGTGTTCACCCGGACAATCGCTATGAATCGAATGTAAAATCTCTCTTTACACAGACTCTTAAAATTGCCATCAATTTAGCATTTGTTTTTACCAAGAAAGCTGACGTGAACCTGTGTTCGTGTGGTACAATAGGAGCACCGGAAGGTCTGAGGGCTGTGGTTAAGCACCTGCAACGAACTAGAGGACGGGGTGCTTGTATACGCCAAATGAAGCCAACCCAGGTATTCCCATCTTTTTTAGAAAAAAACGGATGTTTCGCGCTTAAAACGCCCTGTTTGTGGTAATAGAAGGATACAGGGTCTTTTTTGAACGGTCGGGTGTCAATACATACCTTTTCTGGAACTAGATTTCTGGCTGTGGGTTCAAATATTGGATAAGGAGCGATATTTCACTAAAAGTTCAAAGACAGAGCTCAAAAATGCAACTTTTTGAGCCGCAGAAGAGTCATACAATAGAGAGATATTTAACAGGTGGCACGCTGCCGATTCATAGAAAGATAGATACATGCGGTGCAAGGCGGTTGTTATGACGACAAGATGATTTTAGTAGGTCAGTCGGTAATGGCGGTAGGTCTGAAGCTGGTAAAGTATCTTGACGCGTAGCAACCAAGGGGAGAGAGGGATCGCAATGGGATTGTTTGACGATGATTTCTATTCAACTAAAATTTCCAGACGGAGCAAAAATACCAGCGAGGACCGATCTGAGCGAACGAAGTGGCGGTCCACCCGCCGCAGGAAGGGTTTATCCACATTCCAGATTTCCGCGATCAGTTCCGTGTGCAGCGCCTTGATTGCGGTGATGCTGTTCAGCTTCATTACAGGTCATCCTGCGACGTCGTCACCGATTACCATGATCAATGGCAGTCATCAGCTGTCCACGTCGGATGGGGATCCTTATGAACGGATTATTAGCGCTGCCCAGAAGGTGCGTCCTGCGGTTGTCAGCGTATTGACGCACAAAGAGACTCCGCTACCTGAAGAGGAAGGGATCGAGGGTGAAGGTCTGGAAGAGGAATCCGGCACGCTGCCTGAGGATGAGGGCGACTTCGAGCTTCCGGAAGGGTTCGACTTCGGCGATGATTTTGATTTCGGCGAAGATTTCGGCGGCTCGCAAGAGGATGCCCTTGGATCTGGCGTCATCTTCAAGAAACTCGAGGGCAAAGCCTTCGTGATTACGAATAACCATGTGGTGGAAGGCGCCGATTCCCTGGAGGTTGTGCTGGTAGGTGGCGAGAAGAAAAAAGCGACCTTGGTCGGCACGGACAACGTCAGCGATATTGCCGTTCTGTCGATTGACAGCAAAGGCATCGGCGAGGTTGCCGAATTTGGAGACTCCTCCAAGCTTCGTCTCGGCGAAACGGTCATCGCCATCGGCAACCCGCTGGGTTTGGGCGATACGCTGACCTCCGGGATTGTCAGCTATACCAACCGCATCATTCCGGTATCCCTGAACCAGGACGGCATTTACGACTGGGAGCAGGAGGTCATCCAGACCGACGCAGCCATTAACGAGGGCAACAGCGGAGGCGCTTTGGTGGACCTGAACGGTAAAGTCATCGGCATCAACACGATGAAGATTGCCGACACCGGCGTCGAAGGACTCGGGTTCGCGATTCCGGTCAACGAAATTACGGAGGTCGTAACCGAGCTGATGCTGAAGGGGCATATTGCCCGCCCTTATCTCGGCGTATACACCGTCGACTTGAGCAATCCGTATGCTCCGCTGAGCAAGAAGGAGAAGGAGGATCTCAAGCTGCCGAAGACGGTAACCGAAGGCGTGGTCGTGCTGGATGCGCTTGGCCCTGCGCTGGATGCCGGTCTGCAGCTGAACGACGTGATCGTGAAGCTGGATGGCAAACCGATTACAACGACGCTCGAGCTCCGCAAGCACCTGTACTACAACACGAAGGTGGGCGGAGACCTAAACGTGACCTTCTATCGTGACGGCAAGCTGCAGTCGCTGAAGGTCAAGCTGGAAGAGAAGCCTGGAGAATAACGCAGGCTGTCTTGGCGGACGATTTTGCACAGCAAGTGTGCAAATTCCCGCAAAGATGTGTTTGTTCGGTGTTTATTGAAACAAATAGCGGGTATATATTATCGTTAGCATGGAATAGTATCCATATATAGAGAGATTGAAAAAGGTTAGATACGAGCCGTTGAAACGGCCGCGAAAGAAGAGCGTGTTTCACGCTCTTTTTTTGCTGCTCACACCTGTATCAAGTTGTGCGGAAGGCCTTGGATGTGAAATCCATGGATGGATCGGAAGCTTTTGTGGGTTGAAATACAGCGGGGATGGGCAATTGGGTTAAAAACATTTCTTTTTCTCGTAGAGTGTGGTAGAACAGAAGAGTGGCTATACTGGTTTGAAGGTAAACACAACATGAGGCGAAAGATAGAAAGGATGCATAGAATGTACGTCGTATGCAAGGAACATGTGGAACTAGCGATCGAAAATTTCGTGGATGAATATGAGGATGCCCCGGATATTGTTGATCTGAAGGAGACCGAGTTTTCGGACTGGGACCCACCGGTGAAGTGCGCGGAGTGCGAGAAGCATGCTGAATTTTTAATTGTGTAACGTGAATTTTTTAATTCAATAAATAATGCGAATGGGAAAGCGTGATGAATTCACGCTTTTTTTGTTTAAGAGAATCATGAAGGGAATCGAAGAAACGCAGCTTCGGTGGACAGTCCTGCGTAGTGTATGATGAATGTATAGATTGCACGGAGGCGCGAAAACCTATCGTGAATGGAGACGATCAGAAATGGATGACTACGGAAAAGCTTGGGAGGAAGAGATCAAGAGGGCAGCCGATGAGGCCTACGAGAAGGAAATGGATGAAATCAACCGCCAGTTGAAGCAGGAAATCCTCATTGCGCTGATTGGCGACGTGAATACGGGCAAGTCTTCCACCATGAACCGGATCGTGGGCGAAGAGGTGGCCGGCGTCGGGGCAGAGCCTGGGGAAACGACGGAAATTCATCCGCACAAGTACAAGGACCATATATCCTTTATCGATACACCCGGATTGAATGATGTGAACACCGCCAATTCGGAGGTGACCTTGAATTACTATAAACAGGCGGATATCGTGCTGTTCTTTCTGAACGCTGCAGGCACCGTCTTCTCGGAGGCGGAGAAGAAGTCGTTTCAGAAAATTCAAGGCGTTAACTCGAACATCCTTATCGTGCTGAACAAAATCGACGCCGCGGATGAAATCGATCGCCTGGTGGCGCGTATCCGGAAGGAGACCGGAGGGCGCTATGAGGTTGTGCCGGTGTCCTCACGGACGGGCCAGAACATCGATCGGCTGCGGAGCAGCATTTTGGAGATGCTTAAAAAAAAGTCTAAAGACATCCTCTTTGCCAAAAGCATCAAGGAAAAGTCGGCGACTGCCAACGGGTGGATCATCGGTGCCTCGATCTCGGCGGGAGCGGTAGGCGCATCCCCCATCCCGGGGTCGGATATCATTCCGATTACCGGCATTCAAGTGAGTCTGCTTACCCGGCTTGCGGTGCTGTACAATAAGCCGATCAGCAAGGAGACGGCGAAGGAGCTCGTCATTGCCACGATATTCGGGAATATCGGGAAGAGCATTTTCCGGCAGATCGTGAAGGTGTTCCCTGGCGCGGGATCGGTCGCCGGAGCGACGGTAGCGGGTGCTACGACCTTGGCGCTGGGATATGCAGTGAAATACGCTTACGAGCACAACATCGAGATCAATACGGCGAATATTACAAAGCTCTATAAGAAATTCAGAGAGAAGGCCGAGACGGAACCGGATTCGGAATCCAAGTCCGAGTCGAAGTAAGCAAGTCGATGTCGAAATGCATACCACGTTAAAAGGATGGAATAGAAAAAGGGGCCTTCGGCCCCTGATCATAGCTGCGTCATAGCAGCGATATTACTTCATGGCAGCCGCATGATCGGCTTTGGCCTGCTCCAGCATCGATTTCCAATCCGGGAAATCGGTTTCTCTGGAGACATGACGGTCAAACAATTCGTCCGGAATGTTATCGATATCTTCGTGCGTTTCCACTTGGAAGTTGCCTTTTACGACAAAATCCCCAAAGCTGTTGTGGGATGAATGCTTACGCATAAACGATTCATTGAACAGCTTTTCCAGAGAGATGTTATCCGGATCCTCCTGTACCGATTTTTGG
Proteins encoded:
- the yycI gene encoding two-component system regulatory protein YycI, whose product is MDWGRAKNVLIYAFLLLNLVLGYQLWMDYREQVGSNLDFTSLSESTQQVMEENGIQLLSPIPTETPQLPKINYIYSAEAQGEPVGLEQPVDTKLIYADEKELRNALEGKIADLGNYRHDEPSDKENVFIFRPLVQKEWPLFNVELEFIHEAQKIHAFREPVFEILPSSDMEEQKVLPASKALETLIERNFIPPDSAVRDIQLGYYGQLFNTEDQLAAPTWRFTLDHGEMIYVQGISGDVLTPKSDTTKE
- a CDS encoding MBL fold metallo-hydrolase, which encodes MGISFSVLSSGSTGNATIVRNEDTTLLIDAGLSARRIDELLKEREMMGEEIDGILVTHEHSDHIRGLGAVARKYNLPIYANEKTWEAMSKSLGKIAEENRIVLESHEVKDFGTLRVEPFEISHDAAAPVGYCFYDGDEKLGVATDLGYVSDKVKKALDGSDVLVLEANHDIEMLRMGRYPWNTKRRILGDMGHLSNNSAGDALSELLTGDTKRTYLAHLSLDHNMMDLARMTVRDTMEDRGCFFKDSEFKLCDTYYDRPTPWDKVGE
- a CDS encoding alpha/beta-type small acid-soluble spore protein is translated as MARRSRRHRSPEMQQFMTNVMRNEGYQVDPQRQQDLKYEVAKSLGVPLKPGDNRDLTTEQAGKVGGAIGGSMVREMVRMAQENLSKR
- a CDS encoding S1C family serine protease; its protein translation is MGLFDDDFYSTKISRRSKNTSEDRSERTKWRSTRRRKGLSTFQISAISSVCSALIAVMLFSFITGHPATSSPITMINGSHQLSTSDGDPYERIISAAQKVRPAVVSVLTHKETPLPEEEGIEGEGLEEESGTLPEDEGDFELPEGFDFGDDFDFGEDFGGSQEDALGSGVIFKKLEGKAFVITNNHVVEGADSLEVVLVGGEKKKATLVGTDNVSDIAVLSIDSKGIGEVAEFGDSSKLRLGETVIAIGNPLGLGDTLTSGIVSYTNRIIPVSLNQDGIYDWEQEVIQTDAAINEGNSGGALVDLNGKVIGINTMKIADTGVEGLGFAIPVNEITEVVTELMLKGHIARPYLGVYTVDLSNPYAPLSKKEKEDLKLPKTVTEGVVVLDALGPALDAGLQLNDVIVKLDGKPITTTLELRKHLYYNTKVGGDLNVTFYRDGKLQSLKVKLEEKPGE
- a CDS encoding CxxH/CxxC protein, with translation MYVVCKEHVELAIENFVDEYEDAPDIVDLKETEFSDWDPPVKCAECEKHAEFLIV
- a CDS encoding GTPase; this translates as MDDYGKAWEEEIKRAADEAYEKEMDEINRQLKQEILIALIGDVNTGKSSTMNRIVGEEVAGVGAEPGETTEIHPHKYKDHISFIDTPGLNDVNTANSEVTLNYYKQADIVLFFLNAAGTVFSEAEKKSFQKIQGVNSNILIVLNKIDAADEIDRLVARIRKETGGRYEVVPVSSRTGQNIDRLRSSILEMLKKKSKDILFAKSIKEKSATANGWIIGASISAGAVGASPIPGSDIIPITGIQVSLLTRLAVLYNKPISKETAKELVIATIFGNIGKSIFRQIVKVFPGAGSVAGATVAGATTLALGYAVKYAYEHNIEINTANITKLYKKFREKAETEPDSESKSESK